In a genomic window of Amblyomma americanum isolate KBUSLIRL-KWMA chromosome 4, ASM5285725v1, whole genome shotgun sequence:
- the LOC144129569 gene encoding uncharacterized protein LOC144129569 has protein sequence MNTIYREFCDAVVCLLEDKWINMPSPDAMGDHIRQFGAICDFPQAIGALNGCHFPVSLPKESAPDYYNYKGWHSIVLLALVDHRYRFRYVNVGSPGCCHDAYIYQPSQLAEFIEGPTFQAPAVVFSGTAVPPLILATKHFPSHHT, from the exons ATGAACACCATATATCGGGAGTTTTGTGACGCTGTAGTGTGCCTACTCGAGGACAAGTGGATAAACATGCCCTCTCCAGACGCAATGGGCGACCACATTAGACAGTTCGGTGCCATTTGCGATTTCCCACAAGCGATAGGGGCACTCAACGGTTGTCATTTCCCCGTGTCGCTGCCCAAGGAAAGCGCGCCAGACTACTACAACTACAAAGGCTG GCACAGCATCGTGCTGCTCGCCTTGGTAGACCACCGGTACCGCTTTCGGTACGTGAACGTTGGATCACCAGGGTGCTGCCACGATGCCTACATATACCAACCCTCCCAGCTGGCAGAGTTTATTGAAGGGCCAACATTTCAGGCTCCAGCTGTAGTCTTCAGTGGAACAGCTGTGCCTCCACTAATACTTGCGACCAAGCATTTCCCCTCACATCACACTTGA